One genomic window of Pseudomonas aeruginosa includes the following:
- a CDS encoding thiolase family protein yields MREVVIVDSVRTGLAKSFRGKFNLTRPDDMAAHCVDALLARNDLDPLLVDDCIVGAGSNEGAQGHNIGRNVAVLSGLGIQVPGMTLNRYCSSGLQAIAIAANQIASGCSEVIVAGGVESITLTLKSVNTDHLVNPLLQREVPGIYYPMGQTAEIVARRYGITREAQDAYALQSQQRMARAQADGLFADEIVPMTTRYAVEDKASGEKQVLDGVVDRDDCNRPDTTLEGLASLKPAFAEDGSVTAGNASQLSDGASMTLLMSLEKALALGLEPKAFFRGFTVAGCEPDEMGIGPVFSVPKLLKAKGLKIADVDLWELNEAFASQCLYCRDRLEIDNEKYNVNGGSIAIGHPFGMTGSRQVGHLVRELRRRNLRYGVVTMCVGGGMGASGLFEAVR; encoded by the coding sequence ATGCGTGAAGTGGTGATCGTCGACAGCGTCCGGACCGGCCTGGCCAAGTCCTTCCGCGGCAAGTTCAACCTGACCCGGCCGGACGACATGGCCGCCCACTGCGTCGACGCGCTGCTGGCGCGCAACGACCTCGACCCGCTGCTGGTGGATGACTGCATCGTTGGCGCCGGCTCCAACGAAGGCGCCCAGGGCCACAACATCGGGCGCAACGTGGCGGTGCTCTCCGGCCTCGGCATCCAGGTGCCGGGGATGACCCTCAACCGCTACTGTTCCTCCGGCCTGCAGGCGATCGCCATCGCCGCCAACCAGATCGCTTCCGGTTGCAGCGAGGTGATCGTCGCCGGCGGCGTCGAGTCGATCACCCTGACCCTGAAGAGCGTCAACACCGACCACCTGGTGAACCCGCTGCTGCAAAGGGAGGTGCCGGGCATCTACTACCCCATGGGGCAGACCGCCGAGATCGTCGCCCGTCGCTACGGCATCACCCGCGAGGCCCAGGACGCCTACGCCCTGCAGAGCCAGCAGCGGATGGCGCGAGCCCAGGCGGACGGGCTGTTCGCCGACGAGATCGTGCCGATGACCACCCGCTACGCGGTGGAGGACAAGGCCAGCGGCGAGAAGCAGGTGCTCGACGGAGTGGTCGACCGCGACGACTGCAACCGCCCGGACACCACCCTCGAAGGCCTGGCCTCGCTGAAGCCGGCGTTCGCCGAGGACGGTTCGGTCACCGCCGGCAACGCCTCGCAACTCTCCGACGGCGCCTCGATGACCCTGCTGATGAGCCTGGAGAAAGCGCTGGCGCTGGGCCTGGAGCCGAAGGCCTTCTTCCGTGGCTTCACCGTGGCCGGCTGCGAGCCGGACGAAATGGGCATCGGTCCGGTGTTCTCGGTGCCGAAGCTGCTCAAGGCGAAGGGGCTGAAGATCGCCGACGTCGATCTCTGGGAACTCAACGAAGCCTTCGCCTCGCAGTGCCTGTACTGCCGCGACCGGCTGGAGATCGACAACGAGAAGTACAACGTCAATGGCGGCTCCATCGCCATCGGCCACCCGTTCGGCATGACCGGCTCGCGCCAGGTCGGTCATCTGGTCCGCGAACTGCGCCGGCGCAACCTGCGCTACGGCGTGGTGACCATGTGCGTCGGCGGCGGCATGGGCGCCAGCGGGCTGTTCGAAGCCGTACGCTGA
- a CDS encoding malate:quinone oxidoreductase, translating to MKKILLMLLCVSVLGCSKNSVESEKPVDVLLIGGGIMSATLGTYLNELEPGWTIEMVERLDKVAEESSNGWNNAGTGHSAFCELNYTSEAADGSMDISKAVAINENFEISKQFWAYQVDRKVLNDPKSFINNVPHMSFVWGDDNVAFLKKRHAALQHSSLFRGMEYSEDPEQIKQWVPLVMEGREPGQKIAATRMSIGTDVNFGEITRQLVGSLSAKDTFKLRLQHEVRDLKRNDDNTWTVTMADLANGDKETSVKARFVFIGAGGGALKLLQMSGIPEAEGYAGFPVGGSFLATTNPDVVKRHLAKVYGKASVGSPPMSVPHLDTRMIDGKPVLLFGPFATFSTKFLKNGSLWDLPGSVTSGNIGPMFNAGIDNFDLSQYLIGQLMLSQDDRMASLREYFPEARDEDWKLVQAGQRVQIIKKDAEKGGVLQFGTEVVTAADGSVAALLGASPGASTAAPIMLSVLEKAFKDKVATPEWQARLKEIVPSYGRKLNNDIELTNSTRAWSSERLQLIHVPVQPEA from the coding sequence ATGAAAAAAATCTTATTGATGCTTTTGTGCGTCAGCGTGCTGGGTTGCTCCAAAAACAGCGTCGAATCGGAAAAACCGGTCGACGTGCTCCTGATCGGTGGCGGCATCATGAGCGCCACCCTGGGTACCTATCTGAACGAACTGGAACCAGGCTGGACCATCGAGATGGTCGAGCGCCTGGACAAGGTCGCCGAAGAAAGCTCCAACGGCTGGAACAACGCGGGCACCGGTCACTCGGCGTTCTGCGAACTGAACTACACCAGCGAGGCCGCGGACGGCTCGATGGATATCAGCAAGGCGGTGGCGATCAACGAGAACTTCGAGATCTCCAAGCAGTTCTGGGCCTACCAGGTCGACCGCAAGGTGCTGAACGATCCGAAGTCGTTCATCAACAACGTCCCGCACATGAGCTTCGTCTGGGGCGACGACAACGTCGCCTTCCTCAAGAAGCGCCACGCCGCCCTGCAGCACAGCTCGCTGTTCCGCGGCATGGAGTACTCGGAAGACCCCGAGCAGATCAAGCAGTGGGTGCCGCTGGTGATGGAAGGCCGCGAGCCGGGGCAGAAGATCGCCGCCACGCGCATGTCGATCGGCACCGACGTCAACTTCGGCGAGATCACTCGCCAACTGGTGGGCTCGCTGTCGGCCAAGGACACCTTCAAGCTGCGCCTGCAACATGAGGTCCGCGACCTCAAGCGCAACGACGACAACACCTGGACCGTGACCATGGCCGACCTGGCCAATGGCGACAAGGAAACCAGCGTCAAGGCCAGGTTCGTCTTCATCGGCGCCGGCGGCGGCGCGCTGAAGCTGCTGCAGATGTCCGGCATCCCCGAGGCCGAAGGCTACGCCGGCTTCCCGGTGGGCGGTTCGTTCCTCGCCACCACCAACCCGGACGTGGTCAAGCGCCACCTGGCCAAGGTCTACGGCAAGGCTTCGGTGGGTTCGCCGCCGATGTCGGTGCCGCACCTCGACACCCGCATGATCGACGGCAAGCCGGTTCTGCTGTTCGGTCCGTTCGCCACCTTCTCCACCAAGTTCCTGAAGAACGGCTCGCTGTGGGACCTGCCGGGCTCGGTGACCAGCGGCAACATCGGCCCGATGTTCAACGCCGGCATCGACAACTTCGATCTCAGCCAGTACCTGATCGGCCAGCTGATGCTCAGCCAGGACGACCGCATGGCCTCGCTGCGCGAGTACTTCCCGGAAGCCCGCGACGAGGACTGGAAGCTGGTGCAGGCCGGCCAGCGCGTGCAGATCATCAAGAAGGACGCCGAGAAAGGCGGCGTACTGCAATTCGGCACCGAAGTGGTGACCGCCGCCGACGGCTCCGTCGCCGCCCTGCTCGGCGCCTCGCCGGGCGCCTCGACCGCCGCGCCGATCATGCTGTCGGTGCTGGAGAAGGCCTTCAAGGACAAGGTCGCTACCCCCGAGTGGCAGGCACGCCTGAAGGAAATCGTGCCGTCTTACGGGCGCAAGCTGAACAACGACATCGAGCTGACCAACAGCACCCGTGCCTGGAGCAGCGAGCGCCTGCAACTGATCCACGTGCCGGTACAGCCGGAGGCCTGA
- a CDS encoding YceH family protein — MSTEPNSPFVDDPLSAVDARILGSLVEKQATTPETYPLTLNALVLACNQKTSRDPVMNLTPGQVGQSLRQLEGRGLVRLVMGSRADRWEHTLGKGLELVAPQVALLGLLFLRGPQTLNELLTRSNRLHDFDDVEQIRHHLERLAGRGLAVHLERRAGQREERYMHLLGSQADLEAAVEAMGSDPERAAPTALSADAEARIAELETRLAALEERLARLEGGA; from the coding sequence ATGTCCACCGAGCCCAACTCGCCGTTCGTCGACGACCCGCTGAGCGCCGTCGATGCACGGATTCTCGGCAGCCTCGTCGAGAAGCAGGCGACCACCCCGGAAACCTATCCGCTGACCCTCAATGCCCTGGTCCTCGCCTGCAACCAGAAGACCAGCCGCGATCCGGTGATGAACCTCACGCCCGGCCAGGTCGGCCAGAGCCTGCGCCAGCTCGAGGGGCGCGGCCTGGTCAGGCTGGTGATGGGCAGCCGCGCCGACCGCTGGGAGCACACCCTGGGCAAGGGCCTGGAATTGGTGGCGCCACAGGTGGCGCTGCTCGGCCTGCTGTTCCTGCGTGGTCCGCAGACCCTCAACGAACTGCTCACCCGCAGCAACCGCCTGCACGATTTCGACGACGTCGAGCAGATCCGCCACCACCTGGAACGCCTCGCCGGCCGTGGCCTGGCCGTGCACCTGGAGCGTCGCGCCGGGCAGCGCGAGGAGCGCTACATGCACCTGCTCGGCAGCCAGGCCGACCTCGAGGCCGCCGTGGAGGCGATGGGCAGCGACCCGGAACGCGCCGCGCCGACCGCTCTGTCGGCCGATGCGGAAGCGCGGATCGCCGAGCTGGAGACGCGCCTGGCGGCGCTGGAGGAGCGCCTGGCCAGGCTCGAAGGAGGGGCGTGA
- a CDS encoding DUF6316 family protein: MLGKRSTDPTPATRFRSDRISSVNGQYFFSTREGTLEGPYFTRFDAEREIDAYIRRMRQSAEIHAPGSR; the protein is encoded by the coding sequence ATGTTGGGGAAACGTTCCACCGATCCCACCCCGGCCACCCGCTTTCGCAGCGATCGCATAAGTTCGGTGAATGGGCAGTACTTCTTCTCCACCCGCGAAGGGACCCTGGAAGGTCCCTATTTCACCCGTTTCGACGCGGAGCGGGAAATCGACGCGTATATCCGCAGGATGCGCCAATCGGCGGAAATCCACGCGCCGGGTTCCCGCTGA
- a CDS encoding aliphatic sulfonate ABC transporter substrate-binding protein has protein sequence MIAALRRCRAWLALLAVLAVFPAAEAADAPAEIRLDYAYYAPTSLALRKFGWLEKSLDGSGTRVRWVFSQGSNRSLEYLNAGSVDFASTAGLAAVLARANGSPVRTVYVASRPEWTALLVRKDSPIRSLAELKGRKVAATKGTDPYLFLLRSLHSVGLDKNDLRIVHLQHPDGRVALEKGQVDAWAGLDPHMAASELQAGSRLLYRNLGFNSYGVLNVREDFAEGHPQLIRQVLAAYEQARHWVIGHPDEAAQLLAEEAGLPLEVARLQLSRTDFSQPLPGAEQVAALKAAAPILADERLVRPGVDVQKVVDELIAPQWAAEVIGGAPLARTEP, from the coding sequence ATGATCGCCGCTCTCCGTCGCTGCCGGGCCTGGCTGGCCCTGCTCGCCGTTCTTGCCGTGTTTCCCGCGGCCGAAGCCGCCGACGCCCCCGCTGAAATCCGTCTCGACTATGCCTACTACGCCCCCACCAGCCTGGCGCTCAGGAAGTTCGGCTGGCTGGAGAAAAGCCTGGACGGCAGCGGAACCCGGGTGCGCTGGGTGTTCAGCCAGGGCAGCAACCGTTCCCTGGAGTACCTCAACGCCGGCAGCGTCGATTTCGCCTCGACCGCCGGCCTCGCCGCGGTACTCGCGCGGGCCAACGGCAGCCCGGTACGTACCGTATACGTCGCCAGCCGCCCGGAGTGGACCGCGCTGCTGGTGCGCAAGGATTCGCCGATCCGCAGCCTCGCCGAACTCAAGGGGCGCAAGGTGGCTGCCACCAAGGGCACCGATCCCTACCTGTTCCTGCTCCGCAGCCTGCACAGCGTGGGCCTGGACAAGAACGACCTGCGTATCGTCCACCTGCAGCATCCCGACGGCCGGGTAGCCCTGGAGAAGGGCCAGGTCGACGCCTGGGCCGGGCTCGATCCGCACATGGCGGCCAGCGAGTTGCAGGCCGGCTCGCGGCTGCTCTACCGCAACCTCGGCTTCAACAGCTACGGCGTGCTCAATGTCCGCGAGGATTTCGCCGAAGGCCATCCGCAACTGATCCGCCAGGTGCTGGCGGCCTACGAGCAGGCGCGCCACTGGGTGATCGGGCATCCCGACGAGGCCGCGCAACTGCTTGCCGAGGAAGCCGGCCTGCCGCTGGAAGTGGCTCGCCTGCAACTGTCGCGCACCGATTTCAGCCAGCCGCTGCCGGGCGCCGAACAGGTCGCCGCGCTCAAGGCCGCGGCGCCGATCCTGGCGGACGAGCGCCTGGTGCGGCCGGGCGTGGACGTGCAGAAGGTGGTCGACGAACTGATCGCGCCGCAGTGGGCCGCCGAGGTCATCGGCGGTGCCCCGTTGGCGCGCACGGAGCCCTGA
- a CDS encoding peroxiredoxin: MSLRLGDIAPDFEQDSSEGRIRLHEWLGDSWGVLFSHPADFTPVCTTELGFTAKLKDQFAQRGVKVLALSVDPVESHLKWIDDINETQDTRVNFPIIADADRKVSELYDLIHPNANDTLTVRSLFIIDPNKKVRLIITYPASTGRNFNEILRVIDSLQLTDEHKVATPANWEDGDEVVIVPSLKDEEEIKRRFPKGYRAVKPYLRLTPQPNR, encoded by the coding sequence ATGAGCCTCAGACTCGGCGACATCGCCCCCGATTTCGAACAGGACTCCAGCGAAGGGCGCATCCGCCTCCACGAGTGGCTGGGCGACAGCTGGGGCGTGCTGTTCTCCCACCCCGCCGACTTCACCCCGGTGTGCACCACCGAGCTGGGTTTCACCGCCAAGCTCAAGGACCAGTTCGCCCAGCGCGGGGTCAAGGTCCTGGCGCTGTCGGTGGATCCGGTGGAGTCGCACCTGAAGTGGATCGACGATATCAACGAGACCCAGGACACCCGGGTCAATTTCCCGATCATCGCCGACGCCGACCGCAAGGTTTCCGAACTCTACGACCTGATCCACCCGAACGCCAACGACACGCTGACCGTGCGTTCGCTGTTCATCATCGACCCGAACAAGAAGGTGCGCCTGATCATCACCTACCCGGCGAGCACCGGGCGCAACTTCAACGAGATCCTCCGGGTGATCGATTCGCTGCAACTGACCGACGAGCACAAGGTCGCCACGCCGGCCAACTGGGAGGACGGCGACGAGGTAGTGATCGTGCCTTCGCTGAAGGACGAGGAAGAGATCAAGCGGCGTTTCCCCAAAGGCTACCGCGCGGTGAAGCCCTACCTGCGCCTGACGCCCCAGCCCAACCGCTGA
- the pap gene encoding polyphosphate:AMP phosphotransferase, whose product MFESAEVGHSIDKDTYEKAVIELREALLEAQFELKQQARFPVIILINGIEGAGKGETVKLLNEWMDPRLIEVQSFLRPSDEELERPPQWRFWRRLPPKGRTGIFFGNWYSQMLYARVEGHIKEAKLDQAIDAAERFERMLCDEGALLFKFWFHLSKKQLKERLKALEKDPQHSWKLSPLDWKQSEVYDRFVHYGERVLRRTSRDYAPWYVVEGVDERYRALTVGRILLEGLQAALATKERAKRQPHAAPLVSSLDNRGLLDSLDLGQYLDKDAYKEQLAAEQARLAGLIRDKRFRQHSLVAVFEGNDAAGKGGAIRRVTDALDPRQYHIVPIAAPTEEERAQPYLWRFWRHIPARRQFTIFDRSWYGRVLVERIEGFCAPADWLRAYGEINDFEEQLSEYGIIVVKFWLAIDKQTQMERFKEREKTPYKRYKITEEDWRNRDKWDQYVDAVGDMVDRTSTEIAPWTLVEANDKRFARVKVLRTINDAIEAAYKKDK is encoded by the coding sequence ATGTTCGAATCCGCGGAAGTTGGCCACAGCATCGACAAGGACACCTACGAGAAGGCCGTCATCGAGTTGCGCGAAGCGCTGCTCGAGGCGCAGTTCGAGCTCAAGCAGCAGGCGCGCTTCCCGGTGATCATCCTGATCAACGGCATCGAGGGCGCCGGCAAGGGGGAGACGGTCAAGCTCCTCAACGAGTGGATGGACCCGCGCCTGATCGAAGTGCAGAGCTTCCTCCGTCCCTCCGACGAGGAACTGGAGCGGCCGCCGCAGTGGCGCTTCTGGCGGCGCCTGCCGCCCAAGGGGCGGACCGGTATCTTCTTCGGCAACTGGTACAGCCAGATGCTCTACGCGCGGGTCGAGGGGCATATCAAGGAGGCCAAGCTGGATCAGGCCATCGATGCCGCCGAACGCTTCGAGCGCATGCTCTGCGACGAAGGCGCGCTGCTCTTCAAGTTCTGGTTCCACCTCTCCAAGAAACAGCTCAAGGAACGCCTCAAGGCGCTGGAAAAGGACCCGCAGCACAGCTGGAAGCTCAGTCCGCTGGACTGGAAGCAGAGCGAGGTCTACGACCGCTTCGTGCATTACGGCGAGCGCGTGCTGCGCCGCACCAGCCGGGACTACGCGCCCTGGTACGTGGTGGAAGGCGTGGACGAGCGCTACCGCGCCCTGACCGTCGGTCGCATCCTCCTCGAAGGGTTGCAGGCCGCGCTGGCCACCAAGGAGCGCGCCAAGCGCCAGCCGCACGCCGCGCCGCTGGTGTCGAGCCTGGACAACCGCGGCCTGCTGGACTCCCTGGACCTGGGCCAGTACCTGGACAAGGACGCCTACAAGGAGCAGCTCGCCGCCGAGCAGGCCCGCCTGGCCGGGCTGATCCGCGACAAGCGCTTCCGCCAGCATTCGCTGGTCGCGGTGTTCGAGGGCAACGACGCGGCCGGCAAGGGCGGCGCCATCCGCCGTGTCACCGACGCGCTGGACCCGCGCCAGTACCATATCGTGCCGATCGCCGCGCCGACCGAAGAGGAGCGTGCGCAGCCCTATCTCTGGCGCTTCTGGCGGCACATTCCGGCGCGTCGCCAGTTCACCATCTTCGACCGTTCCTGGTACGGCCGCGTGCTGGTGGAGCGCATCGAGGGCTTCTGCGCACCGGCCGACTGGCTACGCGCCTATGGCGAGATCAATGACTTCGAGGAGCAGCTCAGCGAGTACGGGATCATCGTGGTGAAGTTCTGGCTGGCGATCGACAAGCAGACCCAGATGGAGCGCTTCAAGGAGCGCGAGAAAACCCCCTACAAGCGCTACAAGATCACCGAGGAAGACTGGCGCAACCGCGACAAGTGGGACCAGTACGTGGACGCGGTGGGCGATATGGTCGACCGTACCAGCACCGAGATCGCGCCCTGGACCCTGGTCGAAGCCAACGACAAGCGCTTCGCCCGGGTCAAGGTGCTGCGCACCATCAACGACGCCATCGAAGCGGCGTACAAGAAGGACAAGTGA
- a CDS encoding ABC transporter ATP-binding protein, translating to MSGLLDLLEIRKAYGDTRVLEGVALSLAPGEVVSLLGPSGCGKSTLLRIAAGLDDDFQGTVERNPILGFGPDGENGRSGGIGVVFQEPRLLPWLTVAQNVGFADGWLEDEHWVERLLADVGLAGCGGLLPKQLSGGMAQRAAIARGLYGRPQVLLLDEPFSAVDAFTRMRLQDLLQDVVQNYEISVLLVTHDLDEAFYLADRVLLMGGRPGHIRREFHVPLARPRDRRAVELAYLRGEALTEMQRAHVL from the coding sequence ATGAGCGGCCTGCTCGACCTGCTGGAGATTCGCAAGGCCTATGGCGATACGCGGGTGCTGGAGGGCGTGGCGCTGTCGCTGGCGCCCGGCGAGGTGGTCAGCCTGCTCGGCCCCAGCGGTTGCGGCAAGAGCACCCTGCTGCGGATCGCCGCCGGACTGGACGATGACTTCCAGGGCACTGTCGAACGCAACCCGATCCTCGGCTTCGGCCCGGACGGCGAGAACGGCCGCAGCGGCGGAATCGGCGTGGTGTTCCAGGAGCCGCGCCTGTTGCCCTGGCTGACGGTGGCGCAGAACGTCGGTTTCGCCGACGGCTGGCTGGAGGACGAGCACTGGGTCGAGCGCCTGCTCGCCGATGTCGGACTGGCCGGCTGCGGAGGATTGCTGCCCAAGCAACTGTCCGGCGGCATGGCGCAGCGCGCGGCGATCGCCCGCGGTCTCTACGGACGGCCGCAGGTGCTGTTGCTCGACGAGCCGTTCAGCGCGGTCGACGCCTTCACCCGCATGCGCCTCCAGGACCTGCTGCAGGACGTGGTGCAGAACTACGAGATCAGCGTCCTGCTGGTCACCCACGATCTCGACGAGGCGTTCTATCTCGCCGACCGCGTGCTGCTGATGGGCGGCCGTCCCGGACACATCCGCCGCGAGTTCCACGTACCGCTGGCGCGTCCCCGCGATCGTCGGGCGGTGGAGCTGGCCTACTTGCGCGGCGAGGCCCTGACCGAAATGCAGCGGGCGCACGTGCTCTGA
- a CDS encoding ABC transporter permease, with amino-acid sequence MVSQSLRLARRVSRRAWRLRVPGAWRAWALPLLALSSWEALVRLGWLPAYQMPAPSGILLTLVELARGELWGHVGASLARVAAGFAIGSGLALAVGTWVGLSRRAEAYLEPSFQALRAIPSLAWVPLLLLWFGIDETPKIVLIALGAFFPVYLALVAGVRGVDRKWVELGRLYRLSRFALVRRILLPAALPNLFTGLRGALSLSWMFLVAAELIAATQGLGYLLSDGRETSRPDLVIVAILVLAALGKLSDGLLRSLERRALRWRDSFDGEGGA; translated from the coding sequence ATGGTCAGCCAGAGCCTGCGACTGGCCCGGCGAGTCTCGCGCCGGGCGTGGCGACTGCGCGTGCCGGGCGCCTGGCGGGCCTGGGCCTTGCCGCTGCTGGCGCTATCGTCGTGGGAAGCGCTGGTGCGCCTGGGCTGGCTGCCGGCCTACCAGATGCCAGCGCCGAGCGGCATCCTGCTGACCCTGGTGGAACTGGCTCGCGGCGAGCTGTGGGGGCATGTCGGCGCGAGCCTGGCGCGGGTCGCCGCCGGTTTCGCGATCGGCAGCGGCCTGGCCCTGGCGGTCGGAACCTGGGTCGGCCTCAGTCGTCGCGCCGAAGCCTACCTCGAGCCGAGCTTCCAGGCCCTGCGGGCGATCCCCAGCCTGGCCTGGGTGCCCCTGCTGCTGCTCTGGTTCGGCATCGACGAGACGCCGAAGATCGTCCTCATCGCCCTCGGCGCCTTCTTCCCGGTCTACCTCGCGCTGGTCGCCGGGGTACGCGGGGTCGATCGCAAGTGGGTGGAACTGGGGCGGCTCTACCGTTTGTCGCGCTTCGCCCTGGTCCGCCGCATCCTCCTTCCGGCGGCGCTGCCGAACCTGTTCACCGGCCTGCGCGGGGCGCTCAGCCTGAGCTGGATGTTCCTCGTCGCGGCGGAGCTGATCGCCGCCACCCAGGGCCTCGGCTATCTGCTCAGCGACGGTCGGGAAACCTCGCGTCCGGACCTGGTGATCGTCGCGATCCTGGTCCTGGCGGCCCTCGGCAAGCTCAGCGATGGCCTGCTCCGCTCGCTGGAGCGCCGGGCCCTGCGCTGGCGCGACAGCTTCGACGGGGAGGGCGGCGCATGA
- the mnmC gene encoding bifunctional tRNA (5-methylaminomethyl-2-thiouridine)(34)-methyltransferase MnmD/FAD-dependent 5-carboxymethylaminomethyl-2-thiouridine(34) oxidoreductase MnmC, which yields MSDFQHAQLDWDENGQPLSRAFGDVYFSRHSGLNETRHVFLATNRLAERFAALGDGEVLCIGETGFGTGLNFLCAWQLFERVAPAGARLEFVSVEKFPLAAADLRRALALWPELAPWSEALLGQYLAVHPGFQRLAFAGGRVGLTLLLGDALECLPQLDARVDAWFLDGFAPAKNPDMWSPVLFAELARLSAPQATLGTFTSAGFVRRGLIEAGFAMQRVPGYGQKREMLSGTYQGPPANAGKPWYARPAPHAGRRAALVVGGGLAGCASAASLAARGWQVTLIERHPGLAREASGNPQGVLYLKLSAHGTPLSRLVLSGFGHTRRLLERLRRGHDWDACGVLQLAFDAKEAQRQAQLAAAFPADLLHGLERGQAERRAGVALPAGGLFYPEAGWVHPPALCQALAATPGITLLSGRAVRLRREGDDWCAYADDECLARAPLAILATAADIRDFPPAAELPLKRIRGQVTRLPATPQSRALRTVVCAEGYVAPPRGDEHTLGASFDFKSEDLAPTLAEHQGNLELLREISPDLLQRLGADDLPLERLEGRAAFRCTSPDYLPLVGPLAERAAFDEAYTVLARDARQVPERACPWLPGLYLNSGHGSRGLISAPLSGELLAAWICGEPLPLPRAVAEACHPNRFLLRDLVRGQRG from the coding sequence ATGTCCGACTTCCAGCATGCCCAGCTCGACTGGGACGAAAACGGCCAGCCGCTATCCCGCGCCTTCGGCGACGTATATTTTTCCCGGCATTCCGGGCTCAACGAGACGCGCCATGTGTTCCTCGCCACCAACCGCCTGGCCGAGCGCTTCGCCGCGCTGGGCGACGGCGAGGTGCTGTGCATCGGGGAGACCGGCTTCGGCACCGGACTGAACTTCCTCTGCGCCTGGCAGCTGTTCGAGCGGGTCGCGCCGGCCGGCGCGCGCCTGGAGTTCGTCAGCGTGGAGAAATTCCCCCTCGCCGCCGCCGACCTGCGCCGCGCCCTGGCGCTATGGCCGGAACTGGCGCCCTGGAGCGAGGCCCTGCTGGGCCAGTACCTTGCCGTGCACCCGGGCTTCCAGCGCCTGGCGTTCGCGGGCGGAAGGGTCGGCCTGACCCTGCTGCTGGGCGATGCCCTGGAGTGCCTGCCGCAGCTCGACGCGCGGGTCGACGCCTGGTTCCTCGATGGCTTCGCCCCGGCGAAGAACCCGGACATGTGGTCGCCCGTACTGTTCGCCGAACTGGCGCGACTGTCGGCGCCGCAGGCGACCCTGGGCACTTTCACCAGCGCCGGTTTCGTTCGCCGAGGGCTGATCGAGGCCGGTTTCGCCATGCAACGGGTACCGGGCTACGGACAGAAGCGCGAGATGCTCAGCGGCACCTACCAGGGGCCGCCGGCGAACGCCGGCAAGCCCTGGTACGCACGCCCCGCGCCCCACGCCGGGCGCCGCGCGGCACTGGTGGTCGGCGGCGGCCTGGCCGGCTGCGCCAGCGCCGCCAGCCTCGCCGCGCGCGGCTGGCAGGTGACCCTGATCGAACGCCATCCCGGCCTCGCCCGGGAAGCCTCGGGCAACCCCCAGGGCGTGCTCTACCTGAAACTCTCGGCCCACGGCACGCCGCTGTCGCGCCTGGTGCTCAGCGGCTTCGGCCATACCCGCCGGCTGCTCGAACGCCTGCGGCGCGGCCACGACTGGGACGCCTGCGGCGTACTGCAACTGGCCTTCGACGCCAAGGAAGCGCAACGCCAGGCGCAACTGGCCGCAGCCTTCCCCGCCGACCTGCTGCACGGCCTGGAGCGCGGGCAGGCCGAGCGCCGCGCCGGCGTCGCCCTGCCCGCCGGCGGCCTGTTCTATCCCGAAGCCGGCTGGGTCCATCCGCCCGCGCTGTGCCAGGCCCTGGCCGCCACCCCCGGGATCACCCTGCTGAGCGGCCGGGCAGTACGCTTGCGCCGCGAGGGCGACGACTGGTGCGCCTACGCCGACGACGAATGCCTGGCCCGCGCGCCACTCGCGATCCTCGCCACCGCCGCCGACATCCGCGACTTCCCGCCCGCCGCCGAGCTGCCGCTGAAGCGCATTCGCGGGCAGGTCACCCGCCTGCCGGCCACCCCGCAAAGCCGGGCGCTGCGCACCGTGGTCTGCGCCGAGGGCTACGTCGCACCGCCGCGTGGCGACGAACACACCCTCGGCGCCAGCTTCGACTTCAAGAGCGAAGACCTGGCGCCGACCCTCGCCGAACACCAGGGCAACCTCGAACTGCTGCGGGAAATATCCCCCGACCTGTTGCAGCGCCTGGGCGCCGACGACCTGCCGCTGGAGCGCCTGGAAGGCCGCGCGGCATTCCGCTGCACCAGCCCCGACTACCTGCCCCTGGTAGGCCCGCTGGCCGAGCGCGCGGCCTTCGACGAGGCCTACACGGTGCTCGCCCGCGACGCCCGCCAGGTGCCGGAGCGTGCCTGCCCCTGGCTGCCAGGCCTGTACCTGAACAGCGGCCACGGCTCGCGCGGGCTGATCAGTGCGCCGCTGTCCGGCGAACTGCTGGCGGCGTGGATCTGCGGCGAGCCGCTGCCGCTGCCGCGCGCGGTGGCCGAGGCCTGCCACCCGAACCGCTTCCTGCTGCGCGACCTGGTGCGCGGGCAGCGCGGCTGA